The genome window CCTTTGATTCCAGTTTCACAAATCCAAATTTGGTAGCTACTTGAATTTTTTCTCGAGGAAGCTGCTTCAATGCCTAACAAcccaaagaaaatgaaatttgtcGATGAAACCCACaatctaattaaaaaatgtttgCTTTGTGCTATAATATTACCTTGCCAAGCATGATCTCATTATCATGTTTTTCCCCATAAATGTCAGCAGTATCAAAGAATGTAATTCCCCTACTGAAAGCTTCTTTTATGATTGAACATCCTTCTTCATGGGATAAAGGAGCATTGTATACTCCTGAAAGTCCCACGCACCCAAATCCTAATCTTGAAACCTGTAGGTCGAATTGTATCGAATCGAAAAATCGGGATAATCTTAATGTTGATAAAGATGAGCattaaaaaaaggataaattatgttattagtgTTTGTACTTTGggaaagttgtggatttagcccctatactttaatttgatcaattttagtccttgtacttttcaaattttaaaatttcagccCTCACCAAATGATaactgttaaattcattaagttaattttgttatttccgAAATCAAATAcgccaaacatattatcatatgtgtaatacCATGCCAGCTtgttatttccacatattaTTCACTGAAAATTCATTTGCGTCAAGactaagatttcaaaattcaaaaagtacatggactaaaattgaccagctcgaaaagtatagggactaaaattgttCAAATTAAAGTGCAGTAACTaggactaatagcaaaatttaacctaaGAAAAGGGTAGATGTTACCTCCAATCCTTGACTGCCTAATTTCACCCTTGAATGTTGAATTTGGGGTTCCTTGTCCATTTGAAGGGAACTAGAGCTTGAAGGTGATGATGGGTAGTGGCTGTTGTTGGACAACATATAATATGTAGGGTGATTTGATCTCTTCTAAATACAACAAAGGTTTCTTGTATGAAACGCCAGCTTCTTGTTTCCATTCAATTCGTATAATAGGACAACAAAGGGCATTTCcctacatttatttataatcctTGATCGTGATAATAGCAACATGTTGACAGTGATCCCGCCGGAATTATCACCAGACACCGGAGACTTTTGTTTTAAGTCATAACGGCATTACTGCTTTGTTTCGAGTCTGTATCATTCCTCTGTAGGTTTATGGGAAATAGAGTTGTCCATTCTCTCGCTGTCATGAGCTTAGGAAGACATAATCTATTAATGTTTGATGTGAATTGTATGAATGGCGTTCATGATTTAGGGCCAGTTCTtctttgcttttgaaaagtgctgtggAAAAATGCTATTGAAAAGTtcagtttaaaatttgagtgtttagcattgctgtcaaaaagtgcttttgagaaataaaatgtcaattttagacatgttattatcaagtaacaaatatatatttaactaatatttaaattagttaatatcattatattttagtaataatataaaaattattataacttgttgttaatattttaatatataaaatataaattgtaaatatttttaaccaataaatattaattatttataaaatttaattagaatatataaactatattttaaatatttaaatattgtaattagtattttaattttttttttacttttaattagtgattttaacacaattgtaattaaacaccaagaaaaaaaaagaaaaatgctatgttattggaggggtgaaaaagtaattaagcaccaaaaatgcttttgggagaggaaatgctaaaatttttagcttctccttttcagcTCTTCTCAGAAGTGATTTTCAAAAACACtcctgaaaagctaaaaatttcagccaaaagcaacttgttcttcacagcttttctttcaaaagtgcttttggagtcagaagtgctttttttaagcaatgaagaacaaGCCCTTAGTAATGTGTGATACTATTGATGGTTAGTAAAAGGGTTGAATGATCTCATGAATTCAGAATATACTTGTTAAGGGTTGGATTACATGTCCAAACTTAAAAGTTTGTTCGATATTCAAAAGAacttaaatatgaatattagacttaaaaaataaatttaaatagaaaaatattctaCTTTTTAAACGTTCGAACTTcgacaaacataaaaattattaaaaatattgaactcAACCCAACTTTTGGATAAATCTAATTCAAAGTAAACACCTCTTACCCAGTCCGATCGTTGAACTCGAGTTACTGGATGTTACAACAGTTAACAgaacaattcacatatatttctgactttaatattcaataaatcaacaAAACATTTCATAATTCAAGTATAATATgaattacaaccaaaatcaaGCCTATGAAGCTCTTGAAccaactcaaaaataaaatcaggattaatttgaaacttttacaaaaaaaaaaggaaggtaaaaagacaaaatagggATCACATGACCATGTGGTCGGGATGTGTGACAGGACGATACCGTGTGTAATAGATCATACAGCCGTGTAACAGATTGAGGCCGTGTAAGCTGGGGTTTCATTTTCAAGTGGCGAAAAATTAgagtttattatatttatattaatatatataatcatatttagGTTTAAAGGCTTCTCTAGagtttgtaaaatgaaaaagcAATTTTTATAAACATGTGAGTTTGTAGGAGCAAATAAATgttgaatattaatattgtataaaattaataacaaatatttgtAAGTTTGCATATGATTTGagtatttacaaaatttataaaaactttGTAAAACATCTTGATTTTAACttccatatgttatatatgtGCCCCATACGAATATCAAACGCGATACTTCaaaaaattcacattttctttCAAAGCCCATGAGATTTGACAAATCACCAGTTCAGTCATGCATTTTATTTGGCACTACAAAGGGAGCACAAAGTGGGTGAAATTCACATCAGCAAAGTGACAATAATTCTCAACAATGGTGCATTTTTTTCACTTCAATGGAGTATTAGCAAACTTCCAATCATATTTAGAGAATACACCTAATTCTCTTTCACCAACCACTTCATCAACCGGCACAGCATCACCAATTTCTTTCAAATCATCTTCACTAAGCTTCAATCCCAAGCATCCAGCATTGTTGACCATGTTCTTAACCTTAGTTGTCCCTTCATTAattcaaagcaaaaacaaataaacacaCAGCAAAATTTAATTACAGTATCACTGTCAAGCAAAGCATACCAGGGATAGGGACAATATCATCTCCTTGATGTAGAAGCCATGCCAATGCAAGTTGAGGAACTGTGCAACCATGTTTTACAGCCAAGTTCGAAACTCGAGTATACAACAGTTTGTTCTTCTCTAGATTCTCTCCATTGAACCTTGGATAGTTTGCCTGTTCCATGAAATGAATAGCTATGTAAtctaatacatatttttactGCAAAAAAGACTGAGAATTTGCTGTCTGTCCCATTACCAAAAGGCTGCCATTTGGCATAGCTTCATCAACAACCTTTCCTCCAAAAAAGCCCCTACCAAGAGGACTATATGCCACTATCCCAATCCCAAGCTCTCTGTATGAAAACTGATGTAATAAATGTCTTAAAGCAATGGAGATATCATGTAGACTTGTGTCCGTAAAACATACCGACAAAGCGGAATGAATTCGTCTTCGATTTCACGAGTCCATAGTGAATACTCCATTTGTAAGGCAGTAATAGGATGAACTTTATGTGCTCTCTTTATTGTATCAACATTAGCTTCTGATAATCCAATGTATTTTATCTTTCCTTCTTCCACAAGTTTCTTCAGCTCTCCCATCTTTCCAACAATCAAAGCAAAGTGAGCATCAAATCCATGTGTTAGTGCTGTAGTTAAGCGAATCCAAAAAGTTTATACTTACCGTCTCTTCTATTGGCACTGATGTATCAACACGATGTTGAAAGTACAAATCGATGTAGTCCACATCAAGTCTCTTAAGACTCGCTTCGCAGCAAGCTCGAACGTGCTCTGCAGTACCCTTGACAGCATACAAACGATGTCCCTCGGATTCCCATTTGACAACACCGAACTTAGTTGATACTTGAATTTTTTCTCTAGGAAGATGTTTTAGTGCCTAACAGTACAAacaaaatgaatgttttaagatcatatatacatatatatgtacataattaAAAAGTGTATAAAAAGGGTTAATCTGAACATGATAAATCTTACCTTGCCAAGCATGATCTCATTATCATGTTTATCCCCATAAGCATCAGCTGTATCAAAGAAGGTTATACCTCTATTATACGCTTCTTTTATGACTGAACATCCTTCTTCATGGGATAAAGGAGCATTGTATACCCCTGAAAGTCCCACACACCCGAATCCTAATCTCGAAACCTGCAGATGCACAAGAATATTACGAGATCATGTTACTCCcaattcttcattttcattaaaGTGTCTTCCAAATATATCAACACACTTGTATCTGACACTCACACTTGATTCCGAAGAACTACTTCTAAACTcgaaaagaataaattaagtcTTTACCTCCAATCCTTGGCTGCCTAATTTCACTCTTGAAggttgaatttggggattttgctccatttttgaaggaaattacAACTCGATTGAAATCACTTGCTACTGAGAAAAGGAGAAGACTTGATTGAAGTCTTAATAAGCTTAGCTACTTCCTATTTCAAATACTAAAAAGATTCCTCACACcaacctatttttgtttttcattttaaactaaTCAGCTGAGCCTAacaatttgtattaatttttatttcttggtaaataatatatatatatatatatatatatatatatatatatatatatatattatgaagaaAGGTGCAAGATACCATACAAGGGATTAAACTATTTTCAATTGCAGACGTTGCCATGGACCCCATGCAAACATCACCATGcacaatcatttttttttttggataacttattttatttatccaaataagctgttttctatatattataaaaagttaattgtttataaaattatatccaTTTtccaattaattataaaaacatactcattctttttttaatcCAACTGTTGTTGGCTTTTTAATAGAGATACTCATGAGTTGGGTCGAGCTGGatctaagcatgatattaacattCTTTATACTTGTCTAAGCACGACTCAGcttgaaatatgggcctaaaattttatccaaactGCTTATATATGTAAAAGATTAACCAAAATCTATTTTAGGCCTgcctatattattttttaaatttttttaaaaatatttatattatattattttaatatttaataattttatatattttttatttattgaaatttttatatagtcatcttaacattattttaatatttatattagagtagtattatatatttagtatatgtttatttttttaatatgttctaaattacataatatataaaaagaatataatataatgtattataaacttaaaatgggCTGAACCAAGTTGGATCTGGCCTTAAATATTCAAGCCCAAGcccaattcatattttaaatgggtcTAATTTTTTTGCCTGAACCCATTTTTCGGgtctaatatttttgtttaaaccctcttaaatttcaaacaggCTTTTGAAGTGATTGTCTGATAATGAGTAAGGAATATCCGCCTTTCTGCTAAAAAGGATATATTGAACTCATAATTCATTAGATACTTTTTATGAATGTCAACTAAGTATCGTAAGTAAATTGGTCCTGGTTGTTCAATCATTTGATAACCAGGGTTATTCTTTGATAAATAATCACTATGAGTCAAACTCAATAGAATTTGATCAATCTTTTTTTCTGTTGTTAAGGTGGAGAACTAAACcaagaattttctttctttatcatcaatcgAATCACTGTTCGCGACCCAGAATTCTATTTTCTCATCAATCTAATCACCGCTCacgttttttctttttcttatcaaTGAATAGATCTCTTTATTTGTATAACTTAGATGTCTCGTATTTCTCGAAAAAATGATTCGATTGATGGGATTTGGTATGATACTTATGAGATCGATGATATCGATGAAATTgatattcaaatatttcttcTTAGAACGTATTGATACAAATAGTCCAACTCATGAACatgtctattttttaatatgtccaTCCAACAAAGAGAGTATTAAGACTAAACTGCCTTCTTTTAAAGATATCATGTGTACTCAATCAAACACAAGATTACACCGATTACATTTGATGATGGTTTCTTACACTGAGAATGTTTGGGTATGCGTGTTATTACACTAATTGCTTTCGTGACTGTTAGAACAATTTGTGTAACATCGAGGAACAACAGTTAAAAAACCAGATGCATAAATACACCAAGGATTCTTATATGAAGTTTGATGAACACACCTACATTTGCAGGATTTTACCTAGAGATTGAATACACTAATAAGTCAACAATACAACAACTAATTACaactcaattaataaaaatgttaaaaaagaGGGGAAAAAGACAATTTTCTTCACTTTGATGGATCGGAGATCCTTCTACCCTGAtttgcttttgttttctctttctataacttgtttttttcactttaatggAGTATTAGCAAACTTCCAGGCGTATTTAGAGAAGGTACCCAAATCTGTTTCGCCACTCACTTTATCTAACGACACAGCCTCACTCAAGGAATTTCATTCAAACATACCAGGGATTGGGAAAATATCGTCTCCTTGATGTAGAACCCATGCCAAAGCAAGTTGAGGAACCGTGCAACCATGCTTTATAGGTTTGAAACTGGGTTATATAGAACTTTGTTCTTCTCAAGATTCTCCCCTATGAACCTTGGTTGGTATGCCTGTTCCAGGACATAACCCATTTTTGTAATCTAACATTCTACATACATATTCACCGCAAAAAGGACTGAGAATTTGTTGTTTGTCCCATTACCAATTGGCTTATAGCCCTTACCAAGAGGACTATAAGCCACTATCCCAATGTCAAGTTCTCTGTAGGAATTCACGCAATAAATGATTTAAAGCAATAGAGATATCTAATAAACTTGTGTCGTAAAGCATACCGGTACGTAAAGCGGAATGGTTTCGTCTTCGATTTCGCCAGTCTCCATTTGTTAGGCAGTAATGGGATGAACTTTATGTGCTCTCTTTATGTATCAACA of Gossypium raimondii isolate GPD5lz chromosome 3, ASM2569854v1, whole genome shotgun sequence contains these proteins:
- the LOC105796683 gene encoding perakine reductase, whose amino-acid sequence is MEQNPQIQPSRVKLGSQGLEVSRLGFGCVGLSGVYNAPLSHEEGCSVIKEAYNRGITFFDTADAYGDKHDNEIMLGKALKHLPREKIQVSTKFGVVKWESEGHRLYAVKGTAEHVRACCEASLKRLDVDYIDLYFQHRVDTSVPIEETMGELKKLVEEGKIKYIGLSEANVDTIKRAHKVHPITALQMEYSLWTREIEDEFIPLCRELGIGIVAYSPLGRGFFGGKVVDEAMPNGSLLANYPRFNGENLEKNKLLYTRVSNLAVKHGCTVPQLALAWLLHQGDDIVPIPGTTKVKNMVNNAGCLGLKLSEDDLKEIGDAVPVDEVVGERELGVFSKYDWKFANTPLK